Proteins encoded by one window of Chryseobacterium foetidum:
- a CDS encoding NADH-quinone oxidoreductase subunit C → MTNEFVLEALSREFPESIISSSEPYGMLTVEVNKDDIKKIIHYLKDSSLEINFLTDVCGIHYPEFPEKEIGVIYHLQNMMTNFRIRIKAFMTRENVEVDSLTELYAGANWMERETFDFYGIKFKGHPDLRPILNMEDLGYHPMLKEYRLEDGTRTDKNDSMFGR, encoded by the coding sequence ATGACGAACGAATTTGTATTAGAAGCACTCTCAAGAGAATTTCCGGAATCAATAATTTCCAGCTCAGAACCTTATGGAATGCTGACTGTGGAAGTGAACAAAGATGATATTAAAAAGATAATTCATTATCTTAAAGATTCATCACTGGAAATCAATTTCCTTACGGATGTTTGTGGAATCCATTACCCTGAATTTCCTGAAAAAGAAATCGGTGTTATTTACCACTTGCAGAATATGATGACGAATTTCAGAATTCGTATCAAGGCTTTTATGACAAGAGAAAATGTGGAAGTAGATTCTTTAACGGAGTTATACGCCGGTGCCAACTGGATGGAAAGAGAAACATTTGATTTTTATGGAATTAAATTTAAAGGACATCCTGACCTCAGACCTATCCTGAATATGGAAGATCTTGGCTACCATCCAATGTTGAAGGAATATCGTCTGGAAGACGGAACAAGAACAGATAAGAACGACAGCATGTTCGGAAGATAA
- a CDS encoding NADH-quinone oxidoreductase subunit B: MSDQKPIIRTDAPAPEGFEGEGFFATKLSSVIGMARKFSLWPLPFATSCCGIEFMATLNPTYDASRFGMERNSFSPRQADMLMVCGTISKKLGPVLKEVYTQMAEPKWVVAVGACASSGGIFDTYSVLQGIDKIIPVDVYVPGCPPRPEQIIEGVMQVQALAESESIRRRDTPEYQHLLDSYNIDN, from the coding sequence ATGTCAGATCAAAAACCAATTATAAGAACAGATGCACCAGCTCCGGAAGGATTTGAAGGAGAAGGATTTTTCGCAACGAAATTGAGCAGCGTCATCGGGATGGCAAGAAAGTTTTCACTTTGGCCTTTACCTTTCGCCACTTCTTGTTGTGGAATCGAGTTCATGGCTACCCTGAATCCAACCTATGATGCATCAAGATTTGGTATGGAAAGAAACTCTTTCTCACCAAGACAGGCAGATATGCTGATGGTTTGCGGAACTATTTCAAAAAAATTAGGTCCGGTTTTAAAAGAAGTTTATACTCAGATGGCAGAACCGAAATGGGTTGTTGCTGTAGGAGCATGTGCTTCCAGCGGTGGTATTTTTGATACGTATTCGGTTCTTCAGGGGATTGATAAAATTATTCCTGTGGACGTTTATGTTCCCGGCTGTCCTCCAAGACCGGAGCAAATCATTGAAGGTGTAATGCAGGTGCAGGCTTTGGCAGAAAGCGAAAGCATCAGAAGAAGAGACACACCTGAATATCAGCATTTATTAGACTCTTACAACATCGACAACTAA
- a CDS encoding NADH-quinone oxidoreductase subunit A: MNLPENYIPILIQAGVAVGFVAISLLGAHFLGPKQKKGNSVKNQSWECGVPVEGNARTPFSIKYFLTAVLFVLFDIEIVFFYPYAVNFREFGFEGFLAVLTFVAIFFLAFFYVWKRGALDWDK; the protein is encoded by the coding sequence ATGAATTTACCAGAAAATTACATTCCAATCCTTATTCAAGCGGGTGTAGCTGTCGGATTTGTAGCGATTTCACTACTAGGCGCACATTTTTTAGGACCAAAACAGAAAAAGGGAAATTCTGTAAAAAATCAAAGTTGGGAATGCGGTGTACCTGTAGAAGGTAACGCAAGAACTCCATTCTCCATTAAATATTTCTTAACGGCAGTACTTTTTGTACTTTTCGATATTGAAATCGTATTTTTTTATCCGTACGCTGTAAACTTCAGAGAATTCGGTTTTGAAGGATTCCTTGCGGTACTTACATTCGTTGCCATTTTCTTCCTCGCATTTTTCTATGTCTGGAAACGTGGTGCTTTAGACTGGGATAAATAA
- a CDS encoding GNAT family N-acetyltransferase, protein MSEVSIFEVKTPEDLKKFVKFPMELYRNNPYYVPSFIKDEINVWNPKENPALNYSEAKQFLAKKDGKIVGRIAVMINRKEEKELGIRKVRFGWIDFIDDKKVSKALIDTVINYAKSNQIDKIEGPMGFTNLDKAGMLTFGFEKIATMIGIYNHEYYHQHIEELGLVKEKEWVEFEMNFPKVLPPKVEKFSSLIAEKYNLRVLNFQSKEEILPYVKPMFKLLDETYKHLSTYTPITEEQIKTYKEKFFPMIAKNYVICVVDEHDELISFAVTMPSYSKALQKSKGKLFPFGWWHFMQAQKKNDRANFYLIGIHPEYQRRGVTAIIFKEIFVRFNNMGIDFAETNPELEENKSVQLLWQDYNPVNHKRRRTYSLQF, encoded by the coding sequence ATGTCTGAAGTTTCCATATTTGAAGTAAAAACACCTGAAGATTTAAAGAAATTTGTAAAGTTCCCGATGGAATTGTACAGAAACAATCCTTATTACGTTCCTTCCTTTATCAAAGATGAAATCAATGTCTGGAATCCAAAAGAAAATCCGGCATTGAACTATTCGGAAGCAAAACAGTTTTTGGCAAAAAAAGATGGTAAAATTGTAGGCAGAATTGCGGTGATGATCAACCGTAAGGAAGAAAAGGAACTGGGCATCAGAAAAGTTCGTTTTGGATGGATTGATTTTATAGATGACAAAAAAGTTTCAAAAGCTTTAATTGATACGGTTATTAATTACGCCAAATCAAATCAGATTGATAAAATTGAAGGACCAATGGGTTTCACAAATCTCGATAAAGCAGGAATGCTGACTTTCGGTTTTGAAAAAATTGCGACGATGATCGGAATTTACAACCACGAATACTATCATCAGCATATTGAAGAACTTGGTTTGGTAAAAGAAAAAGAATGGGTAGAATTTGAAATGAATTTCCCGAAAGTACTTCCTCCGAAAGTAGAAAAATTCAGTTCGCTTATTGCTGAAAAATATAATTTAAGAGTATTAAATTTCCAAAGCAAAGAAGAGATTTTACCTTATGTGAAACCGATGTTTAAACTTCTTGACGAAACTTACAAACATCTTTCCACCTACACTCCTATTACCGAAGAACAGATCAAAACATACAAAGAAAAATTCTTCCCGATGATCGCCAAAAACTATGTGATCTGCGTAGTTGATGAGCATGATGAGTTGATTTCTTTTGCGGTGACCATGCCTTCGTATTCCAAAGCCTTACAGAAATCAAAAGGTAAACTTTTCCCGTTTGGCTGGTGGCATTTTATGCAGGCTCAAAAGAAAAATGACCGTGCTAATTTTTATCTTATAGGAATTCACCCCGAATACCAAAGACGTGGCGTAACTGCTATTATTTTCAAAGAAATTTTTGTACGCTTCAACAATATGGGAATTGATTTTGCAGAAACAAATCCGGAACTTGAAGAAAACAAAAGCGTACAACTCCTTTGGCAGGATTACAACCCTGTGAATCATAAAAGAAGAAGAACTTACTCATTACAATTTTAA
- a CDS encoding zinc metallopeptidase, with translation MTGYYIIIGLSMLISWWVSSRLKSKFEHYSKIRLRNGLSGKEVAEKMLYDNGIHDVQVISVPGQLTDHYNPENKTVNLSEAVYMQRNAAAAAVAAHECGHAVQHAVGYSMLQLRSKLVPVVSISSNLMQFVLMGGIILMAMSGNRILLFVGVIMFALTTLFAFITLPVEYDASNRAMKWLKDTGTVTSEEYVGVEDSLKWAARTYLVAALGSLAQLLYFASLLMSGRRD, from the coding sequence ATGACAGGTTATTATATAATTATAGGACTCTCAATGCTCATAAGCTGGTGGGTCTCCTCAAGATTAAAATCAAAATTTGAACATTATTCGAAGATAAGACTTCGCAATGGACTTTCTGGAAAGGAAGTTGCAGAAAAAATGCTTTACGACAACGGAATTCATGATGTTCAGGTTATTTCTGTTCCGGGACAGCTTACCGATCACTACAATCCTGAAAATAAGACGGTAAATTTATCAGAAGCGGTATACATGCAGAGAAATGCAGCGGCAGCAGCTGTTGCGGCACACGAGTGCGGTCACGCAGTACAACATGCAGTTGGCTATTCGATGTTACAGTTGAGATCAAAACTGGTTCCTGTGGTAAGTATCAGCTCAAATCTGATGCAGTTTGTGTTAATGGGTGGGATTATTCTGATGGCGATGAGTGGAAACAGAATCCTTTTGTTTGTGGGTGTCATCATGTTTGCATTAACAACATTGTTTGCATTCATCACACTTCCTGTAGAATATGACGCCAGTAACAGGGCGATGAAATGGCTCAAAGATACCGGTACTGTTACATCCGAAGAATATGTCGGAGTTGAGGACAGTTTAAAATGGGCGGCAAGAACTTATTTAGTGGCTGCATTAGGTTCTTTAGCACAGTTGTTATACTTCGCCTCGCTTTTGATGAGTGGAAGAAGAGATTAA
- a CDS encoding IMPACT family protein: protein MLYDYKTIAKPVENVLLKEKGSKFIGFAFPVNSESELKAALEKIRSEHPKATHHCYAFRMGLNGENYRANDDGEPSGSAGLPIYNQLLAHEITNVLVISVRYYGGTKLGVSGLVKAYKECAKITLEEAEIITRELETEITVQFNFDQQNVIFTLLSKFDAKILNFETLEKCSIKASLKLSEKDNLEEKLSEMQHVTFEFED, encoded by the coding sequence ATGTTGTACGATTATAAAACCATTGCGAAACCTGTAGAAAACGTTCTTCTTAAAGAAAAAGGAAGCAAGTTTATCGGATTTGCCTTCCCTGTAAACAGTGAATCTGAGCTGAAAGCCGCTTTGGAAAAAATACGCAGTGAACATCCGAAAGCAACGCACCATTGCTATGCTTTCAGAATGGGTTTAAACGGAGAAAACTATCGCGCCAATGACGATGGCGAACCTTCCGGAAGTGCAGGTTTACCCATTTATAACCAACTGTTAGCGCATGAAATTACGAATGTTCTTGTAATTTCGGTAAGATATTATGGAGGAACTAAGCTTGGTGTTTCGGGCTTGGTAAAAGCATATAAAGAATGTGCTAAAATCACTTTAGAAGAAGCTGAAATCATCACCAGAGAACTGGAAACGGAAATAACGGTTCAGTTTAATTTTGATCAGCAAAATGTTATTTTCACCCTACTCTCAAAATTTGATGCTAAGATTTTAAATTTTGAAACACTTGAAAAATGTTCGATAAAAGCGTCATTAAAACTGTCGGAAAAAGATAATCTTGAAGAAAAGTTGTCTGAGATGCAGCACGTAACATTTGAATTTGAAGATTAG
- the ribD gene encoding bifunctional diaminohydroxyphosphoribosylaminopyrimidine deaminase/5-amino-6-(5-phosphoribosylamino)uracil reductase RibD has translation MNDEVYIQRCIELGGKASGNTYPNPMVGSVIVHEGKIIGEGYHHKAGEPHAEINAINSVKNKNLIPESTIYVSLEPCAHYGKTPPCALKIVELGFKKVVIGAMDSHDKVNGKGKKIIQNAGIEVVSGVLEKECLDLNKRFFTYHQKKRPYIVLKWAESADRYMDKDFKPTQISNTLTKQFVHQLRSNEHSILIGTMTAMRDNPSLTTREISGRSPIRILIDIDLKVPQHYNIFNNDAETLVFNSIKNDEEGNVKFIKTSRKNFIENMLKTLHERQIQSVIVEGGGLVLQQFIDAGLWDEAIVIKNNNLVLENGTKAPKFENEASEIQDFRDNVIEFHFRKN, from the coding sequence ATGAACGACGAAGTTTATATTCAAAGATGCATTGAGCTTGGCGGAAAAGCTTCAGGCAATACTTATCCCAACCCGATGGTCGGCAGTGTGATTGTACATGAAGGCAAAATTATCGGGGAAGGCTATCACCACAAAGCCGGCGAACCGCATGCTGAGATCAACGCCATTAATTCTGTAAAAAATAAAAACCTCATTCCGGAATCAACCATTTACGTTTCGCTTGAACCGTGTGCTCATTACGGAAAAACACCGCCCTGTGCTTTAAAGATAGTTGAACTCGGTTTTAAAAAAGTGGTCATCGGTGCGATGGATTCTCATGATAAAGTAAATGGAAAGGGCAAAAAAATCATTCAGAACGCCGGAATTGAAGTTGTTTCCGGAGTTTTGGAAAAAGAATGTCTGGATTTAAATAAAAGATTTTTTACCTATCATCAAAAAAAACGTCCGTACATTGTCCTGAAATGGGCAGAATCCGCAGACCGCTATATGGACAAGGATTTTAAACCCACCCAAATCAGCAATACACTCACCAAACAGTTTGTTCATCAGCTCAGAAGTAATGAACACTCAATTCTTATCGGCACGATGACGGCAATGAGAGATAATCCGAGCCTTACGACAAGGGAAATTTCAGGCAGAAGCCCGATCAGAATACTCATCGATATTGACCTTAAAGTTCCTCAGCATTACAATATTTTTAATAATGACGCTGAAACACTGGTTTTCAATTCAATAAAAAATGATGAAGAGGGAAATGTAAAATTCATCAAAACATCAAGGAAAAATTTTATTGAAAATATGTTGAAGACACTACACGAACGCCAGATTCAGTCGGTGATTGTAGAAGGCGGCGGTCTGGTTCTGCAACAGTTTATTGATGCCGGTCTCTGGGATGAAGCGATTGTTATCAAAAACAACAATCTGGTTTTAGAAAACGGCACAAAGGCACCGAAATTTGAAAATGAAGCTTCCGAAATTCAGGATTTCAGAGATAACGTCATTGAATTTCACTTCAGAAAAAATTAA
- a CDS encoding DUF349 domain-containing protein, with the protein MTAENNFSENEEKNIQDNQEETTNTVQNDETSANEEIEHHDEPEHEELNLADALKEMESIINSTAAGEQHKRFNFLKEKANHFIHDEVEDKRHEHTDAGNPSEHFSYHHPQQSRFNALVHIFKEKHDDFQKHLDEEQHKNLAHRQEIIERLKNLYTNSEPGVNLFKSIREIKEDWSNSGQVAKSEFKILNNNYFHHLNQFYQMLDLNKEYMEQEYAHNLEKRQHIIDRAKELENEPVIQKALNELQYLHKLWKEEAEPVAEEYREKTWEEFKEISNKIHERKSELSAAIESEQNENLEKKNRIIEDIKKLSEPGDNPNHNFWQNAIRKVEDLRTEFLKTGSVPRKLSNQNWNDFKVTLRNFNTQKNSYYKSLKGSQQTNLDEKLKLIATAKDNMNSEDWDIVVPLFKKLQEDWKKIGHVPKSMTNKIWEDFREACNTFFNNYREKSNVSNDNWKENYKTKRALLDDLKLVTDEEGSVEKIESIKTAWNNIGKVPRDKIGINSEFNKALREKLKLNKMNELELKEEGLSENQLTDKARKIKTQISELEGEIVKLENNLSFFTKPTRENPLLAETYNTLDSKKAHLETLKQNLHNIISGE; encoded by the coding sequence ATGACTGCAGAAAATAACTTTTCTGAAAACGAAGAAAAGAACATCCAGGACAACCAGGAGGAAACTACTAATACCGTTCAGAATGATGAAACTTCAGCTAATGAAGAAATCGAACATCATGATGAACCGGAACATGAAGAACTGAATCTTGCAGACGCACTGAAAGAGATGGAAAGCATCATCAACAGTACTGCAGCCGGCGAACAGCACAAAAGATTCAACTTCCTGAAAGAAAAGGCAAATCATTTCATTCATGACGAGGTGGAAGATAAAAGGCATGAACATACTGATGCCGGAAACCCGTCTGAGCACTTCAGCTATCATCATCCGCAGCAGTCGAGATTCAATGCTTTGGTGCATATTTTTAAGGAGAAGCACGACGATTTCCAGAAACATCTGGATGAGGAACAGCATAAAAATCTCGCTCACAGACAGGAAATCATCGAAAGACTGAAAAATCTTTATACTAATTCTGAGCCTGGCGTAAATCTGTTTAAATCTATCAGAGAAATAAAAGAAGACTGGTCAAATTCCGGTCAGGTTGCCAAATCTGAGTTTAAAATTTTAAACAATAATTATTTTCATCATCTGAATCAGTTTTATCAGATGCTTGATCTTAATAAAGAATACATGGAGCAGGAATATGCCCATAATCTTGAAAAAAGGCAACACATCATCGACCGTGCAAAGGAACTTGAAAACGAACCTGTAATCCAAAAAGCCCTGAACGAGCTTCAGTATCTTCATAAACTATGGAAAGAGGAAGCTGAGCCGGTTGCAGAAGAATACCGTGAAAAAACATGGGAAGAATTTAAAGAAATTTCCAATAAAATTCACGAGAGAAAATCTGAACTTTCTGCCGCAATCGAATCTGAGCAGAATGAAAATCTTGAGAAGAAAAACAGGATTATTGAAGATATTAAAAAACTTTCGGAGCCTGGCGATAATCCAAACCACAACTTCTGGCAGAACGCCATCAGAAAAGTGGAAGATCTGCGTACAGAGTTTTTAAAAACAGGAAGCGTTCCAAGAAAACTTTCAAACCAAAACTGGAATGATTTCAAAGTAACGTTACGAAATTTCAATACTCAGAAAAATTCTTATTATAAATCATTAAAAGGTTCACAGCAAACCAATCTTGATGAAAAACTGAAACTTATTGCAACCGCGAAAGATAACATGAATAGTGAAGACTGGGACATCGTTGTTCCGCTTTTCAAAAAACTTCAGGAAGACTGGAAAAAAATCGGTCACGTACCAAAAAGTATGACCAATAAGATCTGGGAAGATTTCCGTGAGGCCTGCAATACTTTTTTCAACAATTACAGAGAAAAAAGCAATGTTTCCAACGATAACTGGAAAGAAAACTACAAAACCAAAAGAGCTTTGCTGGATGACCTTAAACTGGTTACCGACGAAGAAGGCAGCGTAGAAAAAATAGAAAGCATTAAAACGGCATGGAACAACATCGGAAAAGTTCCACGTGATAAAATCGGGATCAATTCTGAATTTAATAAAGCTTTAAGAGAAAAACTGAAGCTGAATAAAATGAACGAACTGGAACTGAAAGAAGAAGGTTTATCTGAAAACCAGCTCACTGACAAGGCAAGAAAAATCAAGACTCAGATTTCTGAATTGGAAGGTGAAATTGTAAAACTTGAAAACAACCTCTCATTCTTCACCAAACCGACGAGAGAAAATCCTTTACTGGCGGAAACTTACAACACATTAGACAGTAAAAAAGCTCATTTGGAAACTTTAAAACAGAATCTTCACAACATTATCAGCGGTGAATAA
- a CDS encoding shikimate dehydrogenase family protein, with protein MESKYKLGLIGQNISYSFSKKYFEDKFHKLMVKNYSYEIFDLKNINEVENLFADSELLGFNVTIPFKEKIVDYLDELSDEAEKIGAVNCVKIENGIKKGFNTDATGFEKTLLLHIKPHHQSAMILGNGGAAKAVKYVLDKMQIPNITVARSSEEFNFKNISAETVRNNQMIIQTTPVGTFPNVDDCLDFPFDGITDQHLIIDLIYNPNYTKFIINASEKGAKTANGFYMLEQQAEKAWEIWNNQKK; from the coding sequence ATGGAAAGCAAGTATAAACTGGGGTTGATCGGGCAGAATATCTCCTACTCTTTTTCGAAAAAATACTTTGAGGATAAATTTCATAAACTGATGGTTAAGAATTATTCCTATGAAATTTTTGATTTGAAGAATATTAATGAGGTTGAAAATCTCTTCGCTGATTCCGAACTTTTAGGTTTTAATGTAACTATTCCTTTTAAAGAAAAAATTGTTGATTATCTTGATGAACTCAGTGATGAAGCAGAAAAAATCGGTGCTGTAAATTGTGTAAAAATCGAAAACGGAATTAAAAAAGGATTCAATACCGATGCAACAGGTTTTGAGAAAACTTTACTTCTTCATATTAAACCGCATCACCAGTCTGCAATGATTTTAGGAAACGGTGGCGCAGCAAAAGCTGTAAAATATGTTTTAGATAAAATGCAGATTCCTAATATCACTGTTGCGAGAAGTTCTGAAGAGTTTAATTTTAAAAATATTTCGGCAGAAACTGTACGAAATAATCAGATGATTATCCAAACTACACCTGTTGGAACTTTCCCGAATGTGGACGACTGTCTGGATTTTCCCTTTGACGGAATCACCGATCAGCATTTGATTATTGACCTGATTTACAATCCAAACTACACCAAATTTATCATAAACGCTTCCGAAAAAGGAGCAAAAACCGCCAACGGATTTTATATGCTTGAGCAACAAGCAGAAAAAGCATGGGAAATTTGGAATAATCAAAAAAAATAG
- a CDS encoding endonuclease, with the protein MKRFLSFLAFSFAVIISNAQAPAGYYNNAAGLTGANLKTALKNIITANHNPGSYAGLWFAYQTTDRDNAPGVAGLENDNSILDIYSENPNGPDPYNYVSTSSQCGNYNNEGDCYNREHIVPQSLFNENSPMVSDIHFIRATDGSVNNKRGNLPFGVVGVTDYISQNGSKRGSSVSPGFTGTVFEPIDAFKGDVARMIFYFVTRYENQLSGFSSGNMLGNTAFPGLQAWELTQLLAWHNADPVSPNEVIRNNASYQYQGNRNPFIDNPSYANAIWGNQSVDTQAPTSPTNLLVTGTTPNSVSLSWTASTDNVGVTGYNIYVNGTLHSTVTGTTATIPGLSSGTTYSFYVIAKDAANNLSPQSNTVQGTTTTDTQVPTTPANLAITGTSSNSISLSWTASTDNVGVTGYNIYVDGTFHSTVTGTSATVSGLNPSTTYSFYVVAADAANNLSAQSNSVQGTTTATPPAGTNCGTEDFSTIPANANNYTTRTWTNNGITWTATDARTDQSINGRAIVIRTGSLTSSTITNGIQSLTLTTKLPFSDNGGSLTVTVNGTTVGTVPYSTTAQTTTISNINVSGNAVLSITNSNNQRVGIDDLSWTCGSLSTQDLTIEKSQYQLYPNPVKNHQIFVKGEKLDKIKSAEIYNLNGQLLKKIEKPFIHSNKIEVRELSKGIYILKAEEFSTKFIID; encoded by the coding sequence ATGAAGCGATTTCTATCTTTTTTAGCATTCAGTTTTGCTGTAATCATCAGCAACGCGCAGGCTCCTGCAGGGTATTACAACAACGCCGCAGGTCTCACCGGAGCAAATTTAAAAACAGCTCTGAAAAATATCATTACTGCAAATCACAATCCGGGAAGCTATGCAGGTTTATGGTTTGCCTACCAAACGACCGACCGCGATAATGCTCCCGGAGTTGCCGGTCTGGAAAATGACAATAGCATTCTTGACATCTATTCAGAAAATCCTAATGGTCCGGATCCTTACAATTATGTAAGCACAAGCTCGCAATGTGGAAATTATAACAACGAAGGCGACTGCTACAACAGAGAACACATCGTACCGCAAAGTTTATTTAATGAAAACTCACCTATGGTTTCTGACATCCATTTCATCAGAGCCACAGACGGATCCGTCAACAACAAAAGAGGAAATTTACCTTTCGGAGTTGTAGGAGTTACCGATTATATTTCACAAAACGGGTCCAAAAGAGGAAGTTCTGTTTCACCAGGTTTTACAGGAACTGTTTTTGAACCCATTGACGCCTTCAAAGGTGATGTTGCTAGAATGATTTTTTACTTTGTAACAAGATATGAGAATCAGCTGTCAGGATTTTCTTCCGGCAATATGCTTGGAAACACAGCATTTCCAGGACTTCAGGCCTGGGAGCTTACGCAGCTTTTGGCGTGGCATAATGCAGATCCTGTATCTCCCAACGAAGTTATCAGAAACAACGCTTCTTACCAGTATCAGGGAAACAGAAATCCTTTTATAGACAATCCTTCCTATGCCAATGCTATTTGGGGGAACCAAAGTGTTGATACACAAGCCCCAACAAGTCCGACAAATCTTTTGGTTACAGGCACAACACCAAATTCAGTTTCTTTAAGCTGGACAGCTTCGACAGATAATGTAGGTGTTACAGGCTATAATATTTACGTAAACGGAACTTTACATTCAACCGTTACAGGAACTACGGCTACCATTCCAGGCCTTTCTTCCGGTACGACATATTCATTCTACGTGATTGCAAAAGATGCAGCCAACAACCTTTCGCCTCAGAGCAACACGGTTCAGGGAACTACAACTACAGATACTCAGGTTCCGACAACTCCGGCAAACCTTGCTATAACGGGAACTTCAAGCAATTCGATATCATTAAGCTGGACTGCTTCAACAGATAATGTGGGCGTTACAGGATACAATATTTATGTGGACGGAACTTTCCATTCAACAGTAACGGGAACTTCGGCAACTGTTTCTGGTTTAAATCCTTCAACAACTTATTCTTTCTACGTTGTTGCCGCAGATGCAGCAAATAATCTTTCTGCTCAAAGCAACAGTGTTCAGGGAACAACAACCGCTACTCCACCAGCCGGTACAAATTGCGGAACGGAAGATTTTTCTACGATCCCGGCAAATGCCAACAACTACACAACAAGAACCTGGACGAATAACGGAATCACATGGACTGCAACTGATGCAAGAACAGACCAATCCATCAACGGCAGAGCTATTGTTATAAGAACAGGAAGTCTTACCAGCTCAACAATCACCAACGGAATTCAAAGTCTTACACTGACTACAAAGCTACCATTCAGTGATAATGGCGGTAGCCTTACAGTGACAGTTAACGGAACTACGGTAGGAACTGTTCCTTACAGCACTACAGCACAGACTACAACCATCAGTAATATTAATGTTTCCGGGAATGCGGTACTTTCAATCACCAATTCAAACAATCAGAGAGTCGGAATTGACGATTTGAGCTGGACTTGCGGAAGTTTAAGCACTCAGGATCTTACAATTGAGAAATCTCAGTATCAGCTTTATCCAAATCCGGTAAAAAACCATCAGATTTTTGTTAAAGGTGAAAAACTGGATAAGATTAAATCTGCTGAAATTTATAACCTGAATGGTCAGCTTTTAAAGAAAATTGAAAAACCATTTATTCATTCAAATAAAATTGAAGTAAGAGAACTTTCAAAAGGAATTTATATTCTTAAAGCGGAGGAGTTTTCGACAAAATTCATTATTGATTAA
- a CDS encoding ABC transporter permease, protein MKNISFYIASRYLISKKGSTAVTFITWLAVGAMSVAVTAMFVIISVFSGLEDFNEDLVKDLHADITIKSAAGKTIKNPSEIVKVLKKNPEISQFSRVIEEKIYINFNGKGDIAYLRGVDSVYVQVNPIHRSIVYGSYPDFKYNDEVLIENSLDLRLSIPVNSEKDQATLYMPKPGKGLINKEEDIYNRKNIFVTGVFPGKEQLNNYIIAPIAMAEELLNLPKNSAYNIVIKLKNSEKAPDVRRDLEKDLGKTVIITTKSEENAAFWKMINTEKLFIYLIFGLVIFITTFNLAGAIIILQLDKREQARSLVSLGFPLSHLRKTYFYTGVLIVFAGILSGLLIGTALCLFQEYTGLFKVVENLPFPVRIEWKNYIIVSATAAGFGLLISWIFSKISKGYITKS, encoded by the coding sequence TTGAAAAACATCTCATTTTACATTGCATCGCGCTACCTTATTTCGAAAAAAGGAAGCACAGCGGTCACTTTTATCACATGGCTTGCCGTGGGAGCAATGAGTGTTGCCGTGACAGCAATGTTTGTGATTATTTCGGTTTTTTCGGGTCTTGAAGATTTTAATGAAGACCTTGTTAAAGACCTGCACGCAGATATTACCATTAAAAGTGCTGCCGGAAAAACAATTAAAAATCCATCTGAAATTGTAAAAGTTTTAAAAAAGAATCCGGAAATTTCTCAGTTTTCAAGGGTTATTGAAGAGAAGATTTATATCAATTTTAATGGAAAAGGTGATATTGCCTATCTGAGAGGTGTAGATTCTGTTTATGTTCAGGTAAATCCTATTCACCGGAGTATCGTTTATGGAAGCTATCCTGATTTTAAATATAATGACGAGGTTTTAATTGAAAATTCTCTCGATTTAAGACTTTCAATTCCTGTAAATTCTGAAAAGGATCAGGCGACCTTATATATGCCTAAACCTGGGAAAGGTCTTATTAATAAAGAAGAAGATATCTATAACCGTAAAAATATTTTTGTTACGGGAGTTTTTCCAGGAAAAGAACAGCTCAACAATTACATCATCGCACCGATAGCCATGGCAGAAGAACTTCTAAATCTTCCGAAAAACTCTGCCTATAACATTGTTATCAAACTTAAAAATTCTGAAAAAGCACCTGATGTAAGAAGAGATCTTGAAAAGGACTTAGGCAAAACTGTAATCATTACCACAAAATCTGAAGAGAATGCAGCTTTCTGGAAGATGATTAATACTGAAAAACTATTTATCTATCTGATTTTCGGGCTGGTTATTTTCATAACAACTTTTAATCTGGCAGGTGCAATCATTATTTTGCAACTAGATAAACGCGAGCAGGCAAGATCTCTGGTTTCATTAGGCTTCCCTTTAAGTCATTTAAGAAAAACTTATTTTTACACCGGAGTTCTCATCGTATTCGCCGGTATTTTAAGCGGACTTCTGATTGGAACTGCACTCTGTCTGTTTCAGGAATATACAGGATTATTTAAAGTTGTTGAAAATCTTCCTTTCCCGGTAAGAATTGAGTGGAAAAATTATATCATCGTTTCTGCCACAGCAGCGGGATTTGGCTTACTTATCTCGTGGATTTTTTCTAAAATCAGCAAAGGCTATATTACTAAAAGTTAA